One genomic segment of Stenotrophomonas sp. 704A1 includes these proteins:
- a CDS encoding serine hydrolase domain-containing protein gives MKRLVLCSLLATLAPFHAMAMDAGGEDSARFARAMAHGLRPSTAALGAAVPQWSIQERLAHYKVPGAAVAVIRNGEVVYAAGYGRRQAGTGDAVDADTVFSVGSVSKMGAAATALKLVATGQVTLEEDIDRRLRRWHVPVDAQGRRPTVNLRTLLSHTAGFNVHGFQDYLPDERLPTLLQTLEGRPPAKNEPVRLIHAPGQQVDYSGGGYTVVQLAIEDLTGSSFADVAQREVFAPLGMSRSTYRNPLPADYGNVAHAHDNKGQPQALPRGWQSFPEQAASGLWTSAHDMGLFVAALLRSIRSSDGWLPQPLALQMVSEVAPAGRGLGPELAGSGAARRFFHNGSNDSYHAGIEGYPESGDGFVILTNGDNGPALRGEIRNALSDALGHNAKPVIRTLDPALLADSYPRFNGRFLLDDALPMEVRSGLADWFDADTLDVETAEGGLQLRLPGRDRPIALQPLTPVRFLAVNAGAELLFHRGGDGTVQALSVIADGARAYYRRTDASPPADR, from the coding sequence ATGAAACGCCTGGTGCTGTGTTCATTGCTGGCCACCCTGGCCCCCTTCCACGCAATGGCCATGGATGCCGGGGGCGAAGACAGTGCGCGGTTCGCCCGCGCAATGGCCCATGGCCTGCGCCCCAGCACCGCAGCGCTGGGTGCAGCGGTGCCGCAGTGGTCGATCCAGGAACGCCTCGCCCACTACAAGGTGCCGGGCGCCGCCGTTGCGGTAATCCGCAATGGCGAGGTGGTGTACGCCGCCGGGTACGGGCGCCGCCAGGCCGGAACCGGCGATGCGGTGGATGCCGATACCGTGTTCTCGGTAGGCTCGGTCAGCAAGATGGGCGCCGCAGCGACCGCCCTGAAGCTGGTCGCCACCGGCCAGGTCACGCTTGAAGAAGACATCGACCGCCGCCTGCGTCGCTGGCACGTGCCTGTCGATGCACAGGGAAGGCGGCCCACGGTCAATCTGCGCACGCTGCTCTCGCACACCGCCGGCTTCAACGTGCATGGTTTCCAGGACTACCTGCCGGACGAGCGCCTGCCGACCTTGCTGCAGACACTCGAAGGGCGGCCACCGGCGAAGAACGAACCGGTACGACTGATCCACGCCCCAGGCCAGCAGGTCGACTATTCCGGCGGCGGCTATACGGTGGTGCAGCTGGCGATCGAAGACCTGACCGGCAGTTCGTTTGCCGACGTCGCACAGCGCGAGGTGTTCGCTCCACTGGGCATGTCCCGCAGTACCTACCGGAACCCGCTGCCCGCCGACTATGGCAACGTTGCCCATGCGCACGACAACAAGGGCCAGCCACAGGCGCTGCCGCGCGGCTGGCAGAGCTTTCCCGAACAGGCGGCGTCCGGCCTGTGGACCAGCGCCCACGATATGGGCCTGTTCGTGGCCGCGCTTCTGCGCAGCATCCGCAGCAGCGATGGATGGCTGCCGCAGCCGCTGGCCCTGCAGATGGTCAGCGAAGTGGCACCGGCCGGTCGCGGCCTGGGCCCGGAGCTGGCCGGTTCCGGTGCCGCTCGCCGCTTCTTCCACAATGGCAGCAATGACAGCTATCACGCCGGCATCGAAGGCTATCCGGAGAGTGGCGATGGGTTCGTCATCCTGACCAACGGTGACAACGGCCCGGCACTGCGCGGAGAGATCCGCAATGCGCTGTCCGACGCGCTCGGGCACAACGCCAAGCCGGTCATCCGCACGCTGGATCCGGCGCTGCTGGCCGACAGCTACCCGCGCTTCAATGGCCGCTTCCTGCTCGACGACGCCCTGCCCATGGAGGTCCGTAGTGGCCTGGCCGACTGGTTCGACGCGGACACGCTCGACGTGGAGACCGCCGAGGGCGGGCTGCAGCTGCGTCTGCCCGGGCGTGACCGGCCGATAGCGTTGCAGCCCTTGACGCCGGTCCGCTTCCTGGCGGTCAACGCGGGCGCGGAACTGCTGTTCCACCGTGGTGGCGACGGCACGGTGCAGGCGCTGAGCGTGATCGCCGATGGCGCGCGTGCCTACTATCGACGCACCGACGCCAGCCCGCCCGCGGACCGCTGA
- the purH gene encoding bifunctional phosphoribosylaminoimidazolecarboxamide formyltransferase/IMP cyclohydrolase, whose amino-acid sequence MTADLLPVRRALLSVSDKTGLVELATALAARGVELLSTGGTAKAIRDAGLAVKDVADVTGFPEMMDGRVKTLHPMVHGGLLGRSGLDDAVMAEHGIGAIDLLVLNLYPFESVTARADCTLADAVENIDIGGPAMLRSAAKNFARVAVATDPSQYAELLASLEANNGQLSASTRFAFSVAAFNRVAQYDAAISNYLSAVTATDAAVPVRAEYPAQMNSSFVKVMDLRYGENPHQSGAFYRDLYPVPGTLATFQQLQGKELSYNNLADADAAWECVRQFDAPACVIVKHANPCGVAVGAGNGDAYELAYATDPTSAFGGIIAFNTPLDAATAQVILDRQFVEVLIAPDYEPAALEYAQKKANVRVLRIPLGDGLNNVDTKRVGSGLLLQSSDNRGMTRDELTVVSKLAPTDKQFTDLLFAWKVAKFVKSNAIVYAKDNRTIGVGAGQMSRVYSARIAGIKAADANLVVEGSVMASDAFFPFRDGIDAAAAAGIKAVIQPGGSMRDAEVIAAADEHGLAMVFTGVRHFRH is encoded by the coding sequence ATGACTGCTGATCTGTTGCCCGTCCGTCGGGCCCTCCTCTCCGTTTCCGACAAGACCGGCCTGGTCGAGCTGGCCACTGCGCTGGCCGCACGTGGCGTGGAGCTGCTGTCCACCGGCGGCACCGCCAAGGCGATCCGCGATGCCGGCCTGGCCGTGAAGGACGTGGCCGACGTCACCGGTTTCCCGGAAATGATGGATGGCCGGGTCAAGACCCTGCACCCGATGGTGCACGGCGGCCTGCTCGGCCGTTCGGGGCTGGATGACGCGGTGATGGCCGAGCACGGCATCGGTGCCATCGACCTGCTGGTGCTGAACCTGTATCCGTTCGAATCGGTCACCGCCAGGGCCGACTGCACCCTGGCCGACGCGGTGGAGAACATCGACATCGGCGGTCCGGCCATGCTGCGTTCGGCGGCCAAGAACTTCGCCCGCGTGGCGGTGGCCACCGACCCGTCGCAGTACGCCGAGCTGCTGGCCTCGCTGGAGGCCAACAACGGCCAGCTGTCGGCCAGCACCCGCTTCGCCTTCTCGGTGGCTGCGTTCAACCGCGTCGCCCAGTACGACGCCGCCATCAGCAACTACCTGTCGGCGGTCACCGCCACCGACGCGGCGGTGCCGGTGCGCGCCGAGTACCCGGCGCAGATGAATTCCAGCTTCGTGAAGGTGATGGACCTGCGCTACGGCGAGAACCCGCACCAGAGCGGCGCGTTCTACCGCGACCTGTACCCGGTGCCGGGCACCCTGGCCACCTTCCAGCAGCTGCAGGGCAAGGAACTGAGCTACAACAACCTGGCCGATGCCGATGCCGCGTGGGAATGCGTGCGCCAGTTCGACGCGCCGGCGTGTGTCATCGTCAAGCACGCCAACCCCTGCGGCGTGGCCGTCGGTGCCGGCAATGGCGATGCCTACGAACTGGCCTACGCCACCGACCCGACCAGCGCCTTCGGCGGCATCATCGCCTTCAACACGCCGCTGGACGCCGCCACCGCACAGGTGATCCTGGACCGCCAGTTCGTCGAAGTGCTGATCGCCCCGGACTACGAGCCGGCCGCGCTGGAGTACGCGCAGAAGAAGGCCAACGTGCGCGTGCTGCGCATTCCGCTCGGCGACGGACTGAACAACGTCGACACCAAGCGCGTCGGCTCAGGCCTGCTGCTGCAGTCGTCGGACAACCGCGGCATGACCCGCGACGAACTGACGGTGGTCAGCAAGCTGGCACCGACCGACAAGCAGTTCACCGACCTGCTGTTCGCCTGGAAGGTGGCCAAGTTCGTGAAGTCCAATGCGATCGTCTATGCGAAGGACAACCGCACGATCGGCGTGGGCGCCGGGCAGATGAGCCGCGTGTACTCGGCCCGCATCGCCGGCATCAAGGCCGCCGACGCCAACCTGGTGGTGGAAGGTTCGGTGATGGCCTCCGATGCGTTCTTCCCGTTCCGCGACGGCATCGATGCCGCCGCTGCCGCCGGCATCAAGGCGGTCATCCAGCCGGGCGGTTCGATGCGCGATGCCGAAGTGATCGCCGCCGCCGACGAACATGGCCTGGCCATGGTGTTCACCGGCGTGCGCCACTTCCGCCACTGA
- the ftsX gene encoding permease-like cell division protein FtsX: MAKNENTEAAAPSRLGVWFQHHVHSVVFSLGRACRKPWATLLTVVVMALALALPLGLSIALDNLKQFAGSVQQSRDINVFLKADVDGPAALRLAGELRDRDDVASVTVRTPEQGLEELRQAGLGEAIDALNDNPLPSLLVITPGQGKDDARLARSLESLPGADLVQHDALWRQRLDAWLAFGARLVQVLSVLLGAGAALVVGNTVRLDIQARREEIGVLQLLGASDGFIRRPFLYLGAWYGVGAGAVALGLIGIAGAALRAPLAELSRSYGSPFILHGLDLLHGSLVLLGTLLLGWLGAWLVTGHFLRQTRPTDT; this comes from the coding sequence ATGGCCAAGAACGAAAACACCGAAGCCGCCGCGCCGTCGCGCCTGGGCGTGTGGTTCCAGCATCACGTGCACAGCGTGGTGTTCAGCCTGGGCCGTGCCTGCCGCAAGCCCTGGGCCACGCTGTTGACCGTGGTGGTCATGGCGCTGGCGCTGGCCTTGCCGCTGGGCCTGTCGATCGCGCTGGACAACCTCAAGCAGTTTGCCGGCAGCGTGCAGCAGTCGCGCGACATCAATGTGTTCCTGAAGGCGGATGTCGATGGCCCGGCCGCGCTGCGCCTGGCCGGCGAGCTGCGCGACCGTGACGATGTCGCCAGCGTCACCGTGCGCACGCCCGAGCAGGGCCTGGAAGAACTGCGCCAGGCCGGGCTGGGCGAGGCGATCGATGCCCTCAATGACAATCCTCTGCCCTCGCTGCTGGTGATCACCCCGGGGCAGGGCAAGGACGATGCGCGGTTGGCGCGCTCGCTGGAAAGCCTGCCGGGCGCTGATCTGGTCCAGCACGATGCGCTGTGGCGCCAGCGCCTGGATGCCTGGCTGGCATTCGGTGCGCGGCTGGTCCAGGTGCTGTCGGTGCTGCTGGGCGCCGGCGCGGCGCTGGTGGTGGGCAACACCGTGCGCCTGGACATCCAGGCCCGGCGCGAGGAAATCGGCGTGCTGCAGCTGCTGGGTGCCAGCGATGGCTTCATCCGCCGCCCGTTCCTGTACCTGGGGGCCTGGTATGGCGTGGGCGCCGGCGCGGTCGCGCTGGGCCTGATCGGCATCGCCGGCGCGGCCCTGCGCGCGCCGCTGGCCGAACTGTCGCGCAGCTATGGCAGCCCGTTCATCCTCCACGGCCTGGACCTGCTGCACGGCAGCCTGGTCCTGCTCGGTACCCTGCTGCTGGGCTGGCTGGGTGCCTGGCTGGTGACCGGCCACTTCCTCCGCCAGACCCGACCGACCGACACCTGA
- the rpoH gene encoding RNA polymerase sigma factor RpoH, whose protein sequence is MSQNTSTALVANNLPIPSALGSLDAYIGAVHQIPVLSVDDEQDLARRFRDGNDLDAARELVHSHLRFVVHVARGYNGYGLALGDLIQEGNIGLMKAVKRFDPDMGVRLVSFAVHWIRAEMHEFILKNWRIVKVATTKAQRKLFFNLRKSKTRLGWMNAAEVSAVAKDLNVSEREVMEMESRLSGRDIGFDAPTDEDNDHAPPSPAAYLVANDEDPSMAYEREDSEDNQMQLLREGLAELDARSRDIIRRRWLDADSKVTLQELADEYGVSAERIRQVEANALKKMKALFTA, encoded by the coding sequence ATGAGCCAGAACACCTCTACTGCCCTTGTGGCAAACAATCTCCCGATTCCCAGTGCGCTCGGTTCGCTGGACGCCTACATCGGTGCCGTGCACCAGATCCCGGTGCTGTCGGTCGATGACGAACAGGACCTGGCCCGTCGCTTCCGCGACGGCAACGATCTGGACGCCGCCCGCGAGCTGGTGCATTCGCACCTGCGCTTCGTGGTGCACGTGGCCCGCGGCTACAACGGCTACGGGCTTGCGCTGGGCGACCTGATCCAGGAAGGCAACATCGGCCTGATGAAGGCGGTCAAGCGCTTCGACCCGGACATGGGCGTGCGCCTGGTTTCCTTCGCCGTGCACTGGATCCGTGCCGAGATGCACGAGTTCATCCTGAAGAACTGGCGCATCGTGAAGGTCGCCACCACCAAGGCGCAGCGCAAGCTGTTCTTCAACCTGCGCAAGTCGAAGACGCGCCTGGGCTGGATGAACGCGGCCGAAGTCAGCGCGGTGGCCAAGGACCTGAACGTGTCCGAGCGCGAGGTCATGGAAATGGAGTCGCGCCTGTCCGGTCGCGATATCGGTTTCGATGCGCCGACCGACGAGGACAACGACCATGCACCGCCGTCGCCGGCCGCGTACCTGGTCGCCAACGACGAAGACCCGTCGATGGCGTACGAGCGCGAGGACAGCGAAGACAACCAGATGCAGCTGCTGCGTGAAGGCCTGGCGGAACTGGATGCGCGTTCGCGCGACATCATCCGCCGGCGTTGGCTGGATGCGGACAGCAAGGTGACGCTGCAGGAACTGGCTGACGAGTACGGCGTGTCGGCCGAGCGCATCCGCCAGGTTGAAGCCAATGCACTGAAGAAGATGAAGGCGCTGTTCACCGCATAA
- the purD gene encoding phosphoribosylamine--glycine ligase yields MKILVIGSGGREHALAWKLAQSSRVTEVIVAPGNAGTANEDKCRNVAVKVTDIDGLLALAQAEGAALTVVGPEVPLVAGVVDRFRAAGLRIFGPTAAAAQLEGSKAYAKDFLARHNIPTAFYAVHTEVDAALAYINEKGAPIVVKADGLAAGKGVIVAMTRAEAEDAVRDMLSGNAFGDAGARVVIEEFLDGEEASFISMVDGVHALPMATSQDHKRVGDGDTGPNTGGMGAYSPAPVVTPEVHARVMREVVNPTVQGMIADGIPFTGFLYAGLMIDASGAPKVIEFNVRFGDPETQPVMLRLQSDLVELVEAAIDGRLDQVQAQWDPRPSLGVVLAARPYPEAPITGEVISGLDDVPASAKVFHAGTALDAQGQVVSAGGRVLCVAALGDSVRDAQANAYAGVAGVTWANAFHRNDIGWRAIAREG; encoded by the coding sequence ATGAAGATCCTCGTCATCGGCTCCGGCGGCCGCGAACATGCCCTGGCCTGGAAGCTGGCCCAGTCCTCCCGTGTCACCGAAGTGATCGTCGCGCCCGGCAATGCCGGTACCGCCAACGAGGACAAGTGCCGCAACGTGGCGGTCAAGGTCACCGACATCGACGGCCTGCTGGCACTGGCCCAGGCCGAAGGCGCGGCGCTGACCGTGGTCGGCCCGGAAGTGCCGCTGGTGGCCGGGGTGGTCGACCGCTTCCGCGCTGCCGGCCTGCGCATCTTCGGACCGACCGCCGCCGCTGCGCAGCTGGAAGGCAGCAAGGCCTACGCCAAGGACTTCCTGGCCCGCCACAACATCCCCACCGCGTTCTACGCCGTGCATACCGAGGTGGACGCGGCGCTGGCCTACATCAACGAGAAGGGCGCGCCGATCGTGGTCAAGGCCGATGGCCTGGCTGCCGGCAAGGGCGTGATCGTGGCGATGACCCGGGCCGAGGCCGAAGACGCGGTGCGTGACATGCTTTCGGGCAACGCCTTCGGTGATGCCGGTGCGCGCGTGGTCATCGAGGAATTCCTCGATGGCGAGGAAGCCAGCTTCATCTCGATGGTGGACGGCGTGCACGCACTGCCGATGGCCACCTCGCAGGACCACAAGCGCGTCGGCGACGGCGACACCGGCCCGAACACCGGCGGCATGGGTGCGTACTCGCCCGCCCCGGTGGTCACCCCGGAGGTGCACGCGCGCGTGATGCGCGAGGTGGTGAATCCGACCGTGCAGGGCATGATCGCCGACGGCATCCCGTTCACCGGCTTCCTCTACGCCGGCTTGATGATCGATGCCAGCGGCGCGCCGAAGGTGATCGAGTTCAACGTGCGCTTCGGCGACCCGGAAACCCAGCCGGTGATGCTGCGCCTGCAGTCGGACCTGGTCGAACTGGTGGAAGCGGCCATCGACGGCCGCCTGGACCAGGTGCAGGCACAGTGGGACCCGCGCCCGTCGCTGGGCGTGGTGCTGGCCGCCAGGCCCTACCCGGAGGCACCGATCACCGGTGAGGTGATTTCCGGCCTGGACGACGTGCCGGCCAGTGCCAAGGTGTTCCATGCCGGCACCGCGCTGGACGCGCAGGGCCAGGTGGTCAGCGCCGGCGGCCGCGTGCTGTGCGTGGCTGCGCTGGGCGACAGCGTGCGCGACGCGCAGGCCAACGCCTACGCCGGCGTGGCCGGGGTCACCTGGGCCAACGCGTTCCACCGCAACGACATCGGCTGGCGCGCGATCGCACGCGAGGGATAA
- the ftsE gene encoding cell division ATP-binding protein FtsE: protein MSVLRFDNVSKQYAGGHEALIDVSFEVAPGEMLFVTGHSGAGKSTLLKLIHLDERPSRGAVVFDERNLLKVRGGDVPRHRRAVGAVYQDHRLLMDRSIAENVALPLILRGTRRGDISKRVRSVLERMGLGHREKALPSQLSAGEQQRVGIARAIVGEPKLLVADEPTGNLDPTLAAEIMALFAELPARGTGVLVVSHDLPLLRRMRKRVLILDHGRLVDDISPQDLAE from the coding sequence ATGAGTGTCCTGCGCTTCGACAATGTCAGCAAACAGTACGCCGGTGGCCACGAAGCGCTGATCGATGTCAGCTTCGAGGTCGCGCCGGGCGAAATGTTGTTCGTGACCGGCCACTCCGGTGCGGGCAAGAGCACCCTGCTCAAGTTGATCCACCTGGACGAGCGGCCCAGCCGCGGTGCGGTGGTATTCGACGAGCGCAACCTGCTGAAGGTGCGTGGCGGCGATGTCCCGCGCCATCGCCGCGCGGTGGGCGCGGTCTACCAGGACCATCGCCTGCTGATGGACCGCTCGATCGCCGAGAACGTGGCGTTGCCGCTGATCCTGCGCGGCACCCGCCGCGGCGATATCAGCAAGCGCGTGCGCTCGGTGCTGGAGCGCATGGGCCTGGGCCATCGCGAGAAGGCGTTGCCCTCGCAGCTGTCGGCCGGCGAGCAGCAGCGCGTCGGCATCGCCCGCGCGATTGTCGGCGAACCCAAGCTGCTGGTGGCCGACGAACCGACCGGCAATCTCGACCCGACCCTGGCGGCGGAGATCATGGCGCTGTTTGCCGAACTGCCGGCGCGTGGCACCGGGGTGCTGGTGGTCAGCCATGACCTGCCGCTGCTGCGGCGCATGCGCAAGCGCGTGCTGATCCTCGACCACGGCCGGCTGGTGGACGACATCTCGCCGCAGGATCTGGCGGAGTAA
- a CDS encoding M56 family metallopeptidase: MNIIDLAMALGARQLLLSAAVLLPALWLSRRRALSTEQRSWLLTAAIAVALLLPLSAFLPGWPTTLPTPAPSAPALHPMPGEGATAAEAIYEAGRQPDIYYLELPKALPTLLAALWLLGTLWLGMRLLDAVLQARRLLRLAQPASAELRAALAGVVPDHVPIATCAIDGPMVVGLLRPQIVLPRPLLARLDDRVLRDIVRHELAHLQRRDLWASTVLRAGLALFWWNPLLHLAQARLAVLREMACDARAARQSREPLDYASSLLASIEQLQALREAPPTLALGMFSARSQLAQRIDQLVDATPPVPRRRSRLLLGLLLLLACTSTAVAIAPRLPPAPAAFSSDARVSQLLRAASTHDVAQVRALAAAGVDLDARALGEGTALIQAIRARDPAMVDTLLQLGADPDRAALGEGNPLIVASALGLQPIVERLVQAGADVNRVVTYDETPLINASRAGHLATVRYLLAHGAEINLGVEADGWLGRWRTPLNQAGNAAVRDYLLAQGARRERR, translated from the coding sequence ATGAACATCATCGACCTGGCAATGGCGCTGGGCGCTCGCCAGTTGCTGTTGTCTGCAGCGGTCCTGCTGCCGGCGCTGTGGCTGTCACGACGGCGGGCGCTCAGCACCGAACAACGCTCGTGGCTGTTGACCGCTGCGATCGCGGTCGCCCTGCTGCTGCCGCTCAGTGCGTTCCTGCCCGGCTGGCCCACCACGCTGCCGACCCCGGCACCGTCCGCTCCCGCACTGCACCCGATGCCCGGCGAAGGGGCCACCGCGGCGGAGGCCATCTACGAGGCAGGACGGCAACCGGACATCTATTACCTGGAACTGCCGAAGGCGCTGCCGACGCTGCTGGCGGCGCTGTGGCTGCTGGGCACCCTGTGGCTGGGCATGCGCCTGCTCGATGCGGTGCTGCAGGCCCGCCGGCTGCTGCGGTTGGCACAACCGGCATCGGCCGAGCTGCGCGCCGCGCTGGCCGGCGTCGTGCCCGACCATGTGCCGATCGCCACCTGCGCCATCGATGGACCGATGGTCGTCGGCCTGCTGCGCCCGCAGATCGTGCTGCCGCGGCCCCTGCTGGCACGACTGGATGACCGCGTGCTGCGCGACATCGTCCGCCATGAGCTGGCCCACCTGCAGCGTCGCGACCTGTGGGCAAGCACGGTACTGCGGGCAGGGCTGGCGCTGTTCTGGTGGAATCCGCTGCTGCACCTCGCCCAGGCGCGCCTGGCGGTGCTGCGCGAGATGGCCTGTGATGCGCGGGCGGCAAGGCAGTCGCGCGAACCGCTGGACTATGCCAGCTCGCTGCTGGCCAGCATCGAGCAGCTGCAGGCCCTTCGCGAGGCACCGCCGACCCTGGCATTGGGCATGTTCAGTGCGCGCAGCCAGCTCGCGCAACGCATCGACCAGCTGGTGGACGCCACGCCTCCCGTACCGCGGCGGCGCAGCCGGCTGCTGCTCGGCCTGCTGCTCCTGCTGGCCTGTACCAGCACTGCAGTTGCCATCGCACCACGACTGCCCCCTGCACCGGCCGCCTTCTCCTCCGATGCGCGGGTCAGCCAGTTGCTGCGGGCTGCCAGCACGCATGACGTCGCGCAGGTGCGGGCGCTGGCGGCGGCCGGCGTCGATCTCGATGCACGCGCGCTCGGCGAGGGCACCGCGCTGATCCAGGCCATCCGTGCACGCGATCCGGCGATGGTCGACACCCTGCTGCAGCTGGGCGCCGATCCTGACCGCGCTGCACTGGGCGAAGGCAATCCGCTGATCGTGGCGTCCGCGCTGGGCCTGCAACCCATTGTCGAGCGACTGGTACAGGCCGGTGCCGACGTCAATCGGGTCGTGACCTACGACGAGACACCGTTGATCAACGCGTCACGCGCAGGCCATCTGGCCACCGTGCGCTACCTGCTCGCGCACGGTGCCGAGATCAACCTGGGGGTGGAAGCCGATGGCTGGCTGGGCCGCTGGCGAACGCCGCTGAACCAGGCTGGCAACGCTGCCGTCCGCGATTACCTGCTGGCGCAGGGCGCCCGCCGCGAACGACGCTGA
- the ung gene encoding uracil-DNA glycosylase — protein sequence MIDEVTETPAIQLEPSWKQRVGEYLLQPQMRELSAFLRQRKAAGAAVFPPGPQIFAAFDATPFEQVKVVILGQDPYHGRGQAHGLSFSVQPGVPVPPSLLNIYKEIEGDLGLPRPDHGCLMPWAQRGVLLLNAVLTVEEGKAGAHQGRGWEGFTDHVVDVLNREREGLVFMLWGAYAQQKGKVIDTGRHRVLKSPHPSPLSAHRGFLGCRHFSMANEYLQRRGQAPIDWSLPPRSAL from the coding sequence ATGATCGATGAAGTGACCGAGACCCCGGCGATCCAGCTGGAACCGAGCTGGAAGCAGCGTGTGGGCGAGTACCTGCTGCAGCCGCAGATGCGTGAACTGTCGGCGTTCCTGCGCCAGCGCAAGGCCGCTGGTGCGGCGGTGTTCCCGCCCGGCCCGCAGATCTTTGCCGCCTTCGATGCCACGCCGTTCGAGCAGGTGAAGGTGGTGATCCTCGGCCAGGACCCGTACCACGGCCGCGGCCAGGCCCATGGCCTGAGTTTCTCGGTGCAGCCGGGCGTGCCGGTGCCGCCGTCGCTGTTGAACATCTACAAGGAGATCGAAGGCGATCTCGGCCTGCCGCGTCCGGACCACGGCTGCCTGATGCCCTGGGCGCAGCGCGGCGTGCTGCTGCTCAATGCAGTGCTGACGGTGGAGGAGGGCAAGGCCGGCGCCCATCAGGGGCGTGGCTGGGAGGGCTTCACCGACCACGTGGTGGATGTGCTCAACCGCGAACGCGAAGGCCTGGTGTTCATGCTCTGGGGGGCCTACGCGCAGCAGAAGGGCAAGGTCATCGATACCGGCCGCCACCGCGTGCTGAAGTCGCCCCATCCGTCGCCGCTGTCGGCCCATCGGGGCTTTCTCGGCTGCCGTCATTTCTCCATGGCCAACGAGTATCTGCAGCGCCGCGGCCAGGCGCCGATCGACTGGTCGCTGCCGCCGCGCTCGGCGCTCTGA
- a CDS encoding response regulator — protein sequence MQPQALKHLQGPATRVMVVDGSKLVRKLIADLLQRDLPGVEVIGCDSIEDAQHALAQGPVDLVTTSLTLRDGDGLALARMVREAAGQAYVPVIVVSGDAQQHLEQRRFTEYVTDYFDKALGHEALATFIRGYVQPQTIPGATILYIEDSRVVAEATKRMLERQQLNVLHVVSAEEAFTLLTAESLGRSRHRIDLVLTDVTLKGELSGRDVVQRVRVDFGYGKRRLPVLVMTGDGNPHNQTGLLQAGANDLVLKPIEERLLVTKVLFQLRLARLNDGPVLR from the coding sequence ATGCAACCGCAAGCGCTGAAGCACCTGCAAGGACCCGCAACGCGGGTGATGGTGGTCGATGGGTCGAAGCTGGTCCGCAAGCTGATTGCCGATCTGCTGCAGCGCGACCTGCCGGGTGTGGAGGTGATCGGCTGCGACAGCATCGAGGACGCGCAGCACGCGCTGGCGCAGGGCCCCGTCGACCTGGTCACCACGTCGCTGACGCTGCGCGATGGCGACGGCCTGGCGCTGGCGCGGATGGTCCGCGAAGCCGCCGGCCAGGCCTACGTCCCGGTGATCGTGGTGTCCGGCGATGCGCAGCAGCATCTGGAGCAGCGCCGCTTCACCGAGTACGTCACCGACTACTTCGACAAGGCGCTGGGCCACGAGGCACTGGCGACCTTCATCCGTGGCTACGTGCAGCCGCAGACCATACCCGGCGCGACCATCCTCTATATCGAGGACAGTCGCGTGGTGGCCGAGGCCACCAAGCGCATGCTGGAACGCCAGCAGTTGAACGTGCTGCACGTGGTCAGCGCCGAAGAAGCGTTCACCCTGCTCACCGCCGAATCGCTGGGCCGCAGCCGCCACCGCATCGACCTGGTGCTGACCGACGTCACCCTGAAGGGCGAATTGAGCGGCCGCGACGTGGTGCAGCGCGTGCGCGTGGACTTCGGCTACGGCAAGCGTCGCCTGCCGGTGCTGGTGATGACCGGCGATGGCAATCCGCACAACCAGACCGGGCTGCTGCAGGCCGGTGCCAACGACCTGGTGCTCAAGCCCATCGAAGAACGGCTGCTGGTCACCAAGGTGCTGTTCCAGCTGCGGCTGGCCCGATTGAATGATGGACCGGTGTTGAGATGA
- a CDS encoding BlaI/MecI/CopY family transcriptional regulator, translating into MARPVSQTPTPAEQAILDILWDKGEASVRDVADMLGEHKPVAYTTVLTMFNVLTRKGFVSHRQEGRAYIYHATLSREQARRQALEHLLHQFFDGSPNVLAQHLVDEQEIDRNELQALQQRISDARAGRKQ; encoded by the coding sequence ATGGCCCGTCCCGTCTCCCAGACCCCCACACCGGCCGAGCAGGCAATCCTGGACATCCTCTGGGACAAGGGCGAGGCCTCCGTACGCGACGTGGCCGACATGCTCGGCGAACACAAGCCGGTCGCGTACACCACCGTGCTAACCATGTTCAACGTGCTGACCCGGAAAGGCTTCGTCAGCCACCGGCAGGAGGGGCGCGCCTACATCTACCACGCCACGCTCAGCCGCGAGCAGGCCCGCCGGCAGGCGCTGGAGCATCTGCTGCATCAGTTCTTCGATGGTTCGCCGAACGTGCTGGCACAGCACCTGGTGGACGAGCAGGAAATCGACCGCAACGAACTGCAGGCGCTGCAGCAGCGCATCAGCGACGCCAGGGCCGGGAGGAAGCAATGA